Part of the Onthophagus taurus isolate NC chromosome 11, IU_Otau_3.0, whole genome shotgun sequence genome is shown below.
GAAATCTGTATAAATCAGTAAAACAAAGCTGTGTCATCCGCCTCATAAATGGcgctaattattaatttttttttttaatgcagtTTATTAAGTGGTTTTCGTGTATATTCGTATATTAATAGtatggatgtttaaaaaacaatattaatccaaaataaaaacaaaacataataataataactttatttaaacaaagtaGAGCATGGTACAGTATTGAtgtcaaaagaaaagaaaacaattaataatgttCACATAAAGGAAatgcaaattacaaataataaaatataacaatttcaGATGATACATTTCTCGGTTATCCATTCAAAATATTCGTGCACAGTATAGTATTCATTCTCCAAGAGGAAATACTTGACAGTGATTCGAAACTGTTTTACTTCCATACTTCTTGTTTCCCATGGTAGTGCGTTATATAATTTGACGGCTATATAATCGTATGTGTTTTATGATTTGATCACTCGGTGATACGGAgtcataatattttctttgtatcGGGTGTTGTGTTCGAGATTGTCTGCGTTTTTCAGCATCAAATCTTTATTATTGTGAATATACTCTAGACAGGAGCGTATAAAAAAGCACGGCAAGGTaagtgatttttaattttttaaattgggtTCTACAACtctcttgattttttagtCCTGCCAGTATCCGAACTGCCTTTTTTGCATAACGAAAATGGCATCCATCTTTCTAGATGCACCCCACGTAATGATCCCATACGTCACGATAGCATGGAAATACGCGAAGTATACGCTTCGCAATGCCTTGGATGGAAGGTTTGAACATATTGTTTTAAGGCAATACAGACTAGACAGAAAAGGCGACTTTCAGGTTGGAGTTTGGGCCATTTAAGAGTTTCTGAAATAGTAACTCCCAGGAACtttatggatttatctgtcACTCCATCGCATCGTCTTGTGTGAGAGGTAAGtatgtttgttttttctttattcatctttaatttatttatgtagaACAAATGCTCAgctttttctatattttgttttgttttttcttccaGCTCCTTGATGTCATCATTTCTCGCAATAAAAGATGTGTCATCTGCATAAAGACAAATTCGTTCTGCTGGAACACTACCTGGTAAGTCATTGATATATATGTATAAGGAAAAGTAATGGACCCAAGATCGAACCCTGAGGCACTCCACATCTCACTTCTCTCCAGGTGAATTGTTTGGCCCTTCAAATGACCGATTGTACATAAATCAATGTACATAAATGAACATAAATGTGTACTATAATAGTGTTATAGAAAatagaatataaaaaattaaataatttaaacaataggtgttaattaaatgttttttttaaatattcggTCAGTACTGTTAGGTGGGTGTTGATCAAACCAAATAAAAGacagttttgttataattatattaattttaactttatttccaGCGCACTTCGCGTAACTTACCCgattatttgattattaattacaattaattgaaaaattgcgACACTCCTTACTCGCCACCGCTTAAAAGGGGGAATCCcacatttataaatttcgcTATAACGCTTGGACTTACAAATTTCTCAACGATAGTAATATCCAAAAAGGTGTTGATACACCAATTACCTAAAATTATCTGAAATACAacataatttcataaatttttgttgtattattattttatttggatAGTATTGGGTAGCTTTAGGACGATTTATATGTTAGGTTTAAACCATCCGAATGACGGAGTCTCTTTTCTCACCATCTTGTTTCCACCCACTTCCAAAAATATCTGATGTAATccaattttgataaaactttttgaaatttgttgaaaattattggatttatttattatagtaCAAATCTAAGTAAGGTTATAATAGGAAACACCAAGTTGACTAAATGTAAAAACTCTTTATTATCAATAATCTCtataacatttcaaaacaacattaaaagtacattattatctaaaacatttttattgctttactaaaaaaattgttttaaattcttctaaGAAAATCgttatcaaaaataagtttacGTCACATTTCTCTATAagcataaacaaaaaataaaataatacaagttaaaaaaaaacaataaaaaccaagttttaatgaaaaaatgttattgtttttatatggGCACACATTAATCGTATTATACATTGTATATCTAAGAAACTgacgattatttaaaatctctCGAACATAATGCATAGAATCGAACGCAACAATAATTGGTCGAACATTTTCAGACGATGTTCTAATTCTCTTTACCTCTATATTATTTAAGTTAAGATTAGTTAATTCTCGAAGAATTGTTTGTACTTTAGCTTTATCAGAAatattattcattatttttgattCGTGTACGTTATGAAGAATTAATTGGTACGGTTTTCGCTTCTTGCACCAAACGTAAATCCCACAGAAGAACAATACCAAAACAACAAACAATATCATGTTTAGAGTAGAAATAGTCTTAACTTCAGGCAGCGTCATTGCATATGACCTTATTGGTGTAGATCTATTGCTTTTTTAACCACAAATTTTATGATGTCACTTccggaaaaaattaattttatcaacaaacGTCATCAAACTTCActtagaaatgaattttttggtTATTGTTTACTGTTTTAATTCTTAGATATTAGCACCGGGTTGTTCAAATTAATTACCCACTTCGATTTTATTGTGAAgagattgaaaaataaaaggaaaactGTTGTTTATGACATGAATGTTAACCGCGGACTGAGACTTTACGATAACGGAGTCCAATGCAAGATAATTTAATATGCTCTACGTCTGTCTATAAAATCCAGATACTTATACTATATACAGAGTGATTAAAAAGTAGATGGCAAAAGAAAATTTCGCGCAGAACATTTATATGAACAAAAACTGTTTCcgaataacttttatttgcGAGATAATCAACATCGCATtacagatttattttaaaatgtttcttaacTTCAAACGCTTTTATCAGCATTTTTAGTCGTCAAAGTACAAATATACGACTTGATTTTTGGAAAGTTGATCATGTGCTTAATTACCagttaaatataataaaaaagaacctcaaaaaagtttttttttgtaacaacaATACATATCTCTATAATTTGCgctttttcttgtatttattttattatagaaCTCCTTGTCTGTCGAGGCTAGATGTGCTTGCTCAGCCGCGCAGTTTAGGCGGTTGATTATTtggaataatattaaataattattcgtGAGAcgatcttttttataaaaagaaacaattttatttcatactaATATTTCGATCGTTTTTTTCGATCTTCATCAGagtataactaaaaaatattatattttttttaatattatattatattatttggaAGACTCTGGATACtaacttttgatttttgaatGAGAGTAGGatgagaattttttttttgttgtttttgatggtttgtttgattttttttaaatgctatTCAGTATacgaatttgttttttttttgtttgtcttGGTACAAGTTAAAATCATTGGCAGTATTGCTACCTTTTCTGTTCTTGTACCATTTGAGCTATTGTAATTtgaatacttttttatttattttagttgtaaggattattttattttgccttgttaattatatttatttatttttttttgtttgtttcttGTCAAATAACTTTGTATCTTGTTTTTGTTATCATTATTTCTGGCTcaataaacagtttattattattgtttattattataaatcccAAAAAACTTCAATTTGGAAATAAATGTTACAGTTCGAATTCCTTACATTTCTTTATCAATTCCAACAAGTTTTTCATTACCTTGGTgtatcttctttaatatttttgtaaaagttttaaaatttaatttgtacgGAGACTTTATTGAtgcaattttaaatgaaataattgaatttatttcatatacataaattaaaaaagaaattaatttttcatgattGAAtcacatcgaaaattttacacactATTTCGTTTAGAAATGTTttagaaattagaaaatttacaTTATCCGAAGCAGTGGCGCCGACCTTCTAATATTTAAGGGGGGcagaactttttcaaatgATGCACCTTTTTAGAATACAATTGTATTGTACAATACAATTGTATTGTACAATACAATTGTacacttttacaattttccgGGGGGACTTAAGCCCCGTGGCGCCGACTTCGGGGTTGCTCAAGCCCCGCAGCCCCCCGTAGTCGGCGCCACTGATCCGAAGTCCATACAGAAAGAGCATTTTTGCTTTCATAACATTCAGATTTAAGAGGagcaaaacgaaaattctttttcataaAACAAGTGATTGGTTCTGAAAAGAACCGGTCTTGTTGGGGAGGTTTGGTTGATTGTTGATGCAAATTAGGCTCTTTCGCCTCGAATGCGCCTAGCAAGCTGAATGTCTTTCGGCATGATGGTTACTCGTTTTGCATGAATTGCACACAAGTTCGTATCTTCGAAAAGTCCGACCAAGTAAGCTTCGCTCGCCTCTTGCAAAGCCATAACGGCGCTACTTTGAAATCGCAAATCGGTCTTGAAATCCTGGGCAATTTCTCTAACCAAACGTTGGAAGGGCAACTTCCTAATTAGAAGTTCAGTACTTTTCTGGTAACGACGAATTTCTCGAAGAGCTACGGTTCCAGGTCTGTAGCGATGCGGTTTCTTGACGCCACCAGTAGCAGGGGCGC
Proteins encoded:
- the LOC111418481 gene encoding histone H3, yielding MARTKQTARKSTGGKAPRKQLATKAARKSAPATGGVKKPHRYRPGTVALREIRRYQKSTELLIRKLPFQRLVREIAQDFKTDLRFQSSAVMALQEASEAYLVGLFEDTNLCAIHAKRVTIMPKDIQLARRIRGERA